In Deltaproteobacteria bacterium, one DNA window encodes the following:
- a CDS encoding mechanosensitive ion channel, whose product MNELFRDLHTINIPLVLAILVGGALTVAAVRRVVPRLVKRAPARLRHELLPLATVLRLTIYVAMTGLIVPLVTHPSRERFVALLGASALAIGFAVKDYASSVIAGMVALFERTYRLGDRVQIGDTYGEVRALNLRTVKIVTPDDTAVYVPHDKIWNTAIYNANDGARTMLCVAKFYLHPAHDGARVREKLIDTALTSPYANLDQKVAVIASEHPWGTEYKLKAYVLDGRDEFLFTTDMTLRAKAALQNLGVQFALVQVAATPGRV is encoded by the coding sequence ATGAACGAACTATTCCGCGACTTGCACACGATCAACATTCCGCTCGTGTTGGCCATTCTCGTCGGCGGGGCGCTGACGGTGGCGGCGGTACGGCGAGTGGTACCGCGACTCGTCAAGCGGGCGCCCGCGCGTCTTCGGCACGAGCTGCTGCCGCTCGCGACTGTGTTGCGGCTGACGATCTACGTGGCGATGACCGGGCTGATCGTTCCACTCGTCACGCATCCGTCGCGCGAACGATTCGTCGCGCTCCTCGGCGCCTCAGCGTTGGCGATCGGCTTTGCGGTCAAGGACTACGCCAGCAGCGTGATCGCAGGCATGGTGGCTCTGTTCGAGCGCACCTATCGCTTGGGCGATCGCGTGCAGATCGGCGACACCTACGGCGAAGTGCGGGCCCTGAATCTGCGCACCGTGAAAATCGTCACGCCCGACGATACCGCCGTTTACGTCCCGCACGACAAGATCTGGAACACGGCGATCTACAATGCCAACGACGGGGCGCGGACGATGCTGTGTGTCGCCAAGTTCTATCTCCATCCAGCGCACGACGGCGCGCGGGTGCGGGAGAAGCTGATCGACACCGCGCTCACCAGCCCGTACGCGAATCTGGATCAAAAGGTGGCGGTGATCGCGTCCGAGCATCCGTGGGGAACCGAGTACAAATTGAAAGCCTACGTCCTCGACGGTCGCGATGAGTTCCTCTTCACCACTGACATGACACTGCGCGCCAAGGCCGCGCTGCAGAATCTCGGCGTCCAGTTCGCACTGGTCCAGGTGGCAGCGACTCCAGGGCGCGTGTAA
- the recC gene encoding exodeoxyribonuclease V subunit gamma: protein MFVHRSNRAEALVEVLAEVVARPVAGPWAAECIVVQGRGMERWLSMQLASRLGVWANPSFPFPRHLILRALGAVIDIDDVAHTCFEPEILMWSIADLLVAHLNRPEFAPIRTYLAGDERGIRRIQLAERIARTFDQYVVYRPHMVLGWESGGDTHWQAVLWRAVVQRHGSHHVAAHARQFLRALEQPNVQLRDFPARVSVFGVSTLPPLHLELLAALSKHVELHLFLLSPSAEYWAEIRSRREMIRAHRRDGSAVAAGADPLHFEETNPLLASLGRLGRDFQRVLESTADYRESDRDLYADPGGATMLTVLQSDILSLRHRGPDNTDASTLQLDPGDDSITIHACHGPMREVEVVHDQLLALFDADPSLEPRHIVVMSPAIDAYAPFIDAVFGGASDHSPRIPYRIADRAVRATDDAVDAFLTSLTVLRGRMAASEVLDLLGLEPIRQHFGFVTDDLDVVRGWIKESGIRWGVDAEHRRTSGQPAVSDNTWRFGLDRLLLGYAIAGEGRRLYAGVLPYDEIEGTTAALLGRLVEFCETLFAFHSSLQTPRPFDVWRDDLGRLLHAMVASTNQTAHQHRQVHAALAELAEHARAGHFDEAVDLDTAQMQLTAALERTAPGRGFLTGGVTFCAMVPMRSIPFRVVCLLGMNDADFPRVRRAPGFDLMAQKPLPGDRSSRDDDRYLFLEALLSARERLIITYAGQSIRDNSEIPPSVVVSELLDVLGESFRVTADTTDRSQPIEDAHESMRQRLVVRHPLQPFSPRYFGADQDPRLFSYARHYYEGARALTTARGSAAPFLTAPLPLDVPAKREVSLTALARFFENPTRAFLQNRLSLYLGKDLDTVEDREPLDLDNLDLWKLGDRLLKHAMDGETIDQALPSMRASGALPPGTLGQCTFGDVGGQADALATAASALRRGAELEPLTIDAELDGTRIIGEIHNLWPSGLVQYQYSKLGGRHELGVWIRHLILNCLQPDGYPRESFLIGRPRKDGGAAAIRFTPVENAAEILRELLRLYWLGQESPLLLFDKASRTYAETLRSGKGAAAALRNARKSFEDDGHNWGDLGDEYVRQVFEAADPIGPDFLFRDASERNSDHLGFAEVAVIVLAPMLDHRRDHR from the coding sequence ATGTTCGTTCATCGTAGCAATCGCGCCGAGGCGCTGGTCGAGGTGTTGGCGGAGGTGGTCGCGCGGCCGGTTGCCGGGCCGTGGGCAGCGGAGTGCATCGTCGTGCAAGGCCGCGGCATGGAGCGGTGGCTGTCGATGCAGCTGGCCAGCCGACTTGGCGTGTGGGCCAATCCCAGCTTTCCGTTCCCACGTCATCTCATTCTGCGCGCGCTCGGCGCGGTCATCGACATCGATGACGTCGCGCACACTTGCTTCGAGCCGGAAATCCTCATGTGGTCGATTGCCGACTTGTTGGTCGCGCATCTCAATCGCCCAGAGTTCGCGCCGATCCGCACCTATCTCGCCGGCGACGAACGCGGGATTCGTCGCATCCAATTGGCTGAACGCATCGCGCGCACGTTCGATCAGTACGTGGTTTACCGTCCCCACATGGTGCTGGGTTGGGAGAGCGGCGGCGATACGCACTGGCAGGCCGTGCTGTGGCGGGCGGTCGTACAACGGCACGGTTCGCATCACGTCGCCGCGCACGCGCGACAGTTTCTCCGCGCCCTCGAACAACCCAACGTACAACTGCGCGACTTCCCCGCACGCGTGAGTGTGTTCGGAGTTTCGACGCTGCCACCGCTGCATCTGGAGCTGCTGGCCGCACTGTCAAAGCATGTAGAGCTGCATCTCTTCTTGCTCAGTCCGTCCGCCGAATATTGGGCGGAGATTCGCTCGCGGCGCGAAATGATTCGCGCGCATCGGCGGGACGGGTCGGCCGTCGCGGCAGGTGCCGATCCGTTGCACTTCGAGGAGACCAACCCGCTGCTGGCGTCATTGGGGCGGCTCGGGCGTGACTTTCAGAGGGTGCTCGAAAGCACGGCGGACTATCGCGAGTCGGATCGCGATCTCTACGCCGATCCGGGCGGTGCGACGATGTTGACCGTCCTACAGTCCGACATTCTCTCCCTGCGTCATCGTGGCCCTGACAACACCGACGCTTCCACTCTCCAACTCGACCCCGGCGACGACTCCATCACGATCCATGCGTGTCACGGACCGATGCGCGAAGTCGAAGTTGTCCACGATCAACTGCTCGCGCTCTTCGATGCCGATCCGTCGTTGGAACCACGGCACATCGTGGTGATGTCGCCGGCCATTGATGCCTACGCGCCGTTCATCGATGCCGTTTTCGGCGGCGCCAGCGATCACTCCCCGCGCATTCCGTATCGCATCGCCGATCGCGCTGTGCGGGCCACCGACGACGCCGTCGATGCCTTCCTCACTTCGCTCACCGTGCTCCGTGGCCGGATGGCGGCGAGCGAGGTACTCGATCTGCTCGGCCTTGAGCCGATCCGTCAGCACTTCGGTTTCGTCACCGATGACCTCGACGTCGTGCGTGGGTGGATCAAGGAGTCTGGCATTCGTTGGGGTGTCGATGCCGAGCATCGGCGCACTAGCGGACAACCCGCCGTGTCCGACAACACCTGGCGCTTCGGCCTCGATCGGTTGCTGCTCGGCTACGCGATCGCCGGTGAGGGGCGCCGACTCTATGCCGGCGTGCTGCCGTATGACGAGATCGAGGGCACCACCGCCGCGTTGCTGGGCCGCTTGGTCGAGTTCTGCGAGACGCTGTTCGCGTTTCACAGTTCATTGCAGACTCCGCGCCCGTTCGATGTGTGGCGTGACGATCTCGGTCGACTGCTCCACGCGATGGTCGCGAGCACCAATCAGACGGCGCACCAACACCGGCAGGTTCACGCGGCGTTGGCCGAGCTGGCCGAGCACGCGCGCGCCGGACACTTCGACGAGGCCGTCGATCTCGACACCGCTCAGATGCAACTCACCGCCGCGCTGGAGCGCACCGCCCCGGGCCGCGGCTTCTTGACCGGCGGCGTGACGTTCTGCGCGATGGTGCCGATGCGCAGCATTCCATTTCGAGTCGTCTGTCTGCTCGGGATGAATGACGCGGATTTTCCGCGCGTTCGGCGCGCGCCCGGCTTTGACCTGATGGCGCAAAAGCCGCTACCGGGCGATCGCTCGTCGCGTGATGACGATCGCTATCTGTTTCTCGAAGCGCTGTTGTCGGCGCGCGAACGTCTCATCATTACCTACGCGGGCCAGAGCATCCGCGACAACAGCGAGATTCCGCCGTCGGTGGTGGTGAGCGAACTGCTCGATGTGCTCGGCGAATCCTTTCGTGTCACGGCGGACACAACCGACCGGTCGCAGCCGATTGAGGACGCGCATGAGTCGATGCGGCAGCGCCTCGTCGTCCGTCATCCGCTGCAACCGTTCAGTCCACGCTATTTCGGCGCCGACCAGGATCCGCGCCTCTTCAGCTATGCGCGGCACTACTACGAGGGTGCGCGGGCGCTGACGACTGCGCGCGGGAGCGCGGCACCGTTCCTCACCGCGCCACTGCCGCTCGATGTTCCGGCGAAGCGCGAGGTCTCACTAACCGCGTTGGCGCGTTTTTTCGAAAACCCCACGCGAGCGTTTCTGCAGAACCGCCTATCGCTGTACCTCGGCAAGGACCTCGACACCGTTGAGGATCGCGAGCCGCTGGACCTCGACAACCTCGATCTGTGGAAGCTCGGCGACCGACTGCTGAAGCACGCGATGGATGGAGAGACCATCGACCAGGCGCTCCCGTCTATGCGCGCGAGCGGAGCGCTGCCGCCGGGCACCCTCGGTCAGTGCACGTTCGGCGATGTGGGCGGACAAGCCGACGCGCTCGCGACGGCGGCCAGCGCGCTTCGCCGCGGCGCCGAACTGGAGCCGCTGACGATCGACGCCGAACTGGATGGCACTCGCATCATTGGAGAGATCCACAACCTGTGGCCGAGCGGGCTGGTGCAATACCAGTACTCCAAGCTCGGCGGCCGCCACGAGCTGGGAGTATGGATTCGCCATCTGATCCTGAACTGTTTGCAGCCAGACGGTTATCCGCGCGAGAGTTTTCTGATCGGCCGGCCTCGAAAGGACGGCGGTGCCGCCGCGATTCGCTTTACTCCAGTCGAGAATGCGGCCGAAATCCTGCGTGAGCTACTGCGGCTCTACTGGCTGGGCCAAGAGTCGCCCCTCCTTTTGTTCGACAAGGCGTCGCGCACATACGCCGAGACGCTTCGCAGCGGCAAGGGCGCAGCCGCTGCGTTGCGGAACGCACGGAAAAGTTTCGAAGATGACGGCCACAACTGGGGTGATCTTGGCGACGAGTACGTTCGGCAAGTCTTCGAGGCGGCCGATCCCATCGGCCCCGACTTTCTGTTTCGCGATGCCAGTGAACGCAACAGCGACCACCTCGGTTTTGCCGAAGTCGCCGTGATCGTTCTTGCGCCCATGCTCGATCATCGACGAGATCATCGATAG